In one window of Ruminococcus hominis DNA:
- a CDS encoding protease complex subunit PrcB family protein, translated as MLDMVLKKIKRLSTGVVVILSVVITAVGCITKVEVTEKIRDLKFTVLEKAELPNELKEKISKNKEKAFHLTYSDQGELYIVEGYGEKPQSGYSVKVTEFYETAEAIYIHTELDGPPRDEKTKEIVTYPYIAVKTKEIGKPVQFHN; from the coding sequence ATGTTGGACATGGTTTTGAAAAAAATAAAACGCTTGAGTACAGGCGTCGTCGTGATTTTGAGCGTGGTAATAACAGCTGTCGGATGTATAACCAAGGTAGAGGTAACAGAAAAAATACGGGATCTAAAGTTTACTGTTCTTGAAAAAGCAGAGCTGCCGAATGAACTGAAAGAAAAAATATCAAAAAATAAAGAAAAGGCATTTCATTTGACATATTCGGATCAAGGAGAATTGTATATTGTGGAAGGATATGGAGAAAAACCACAGAGCGGGTATAGTGTAAAAGTGACGGAATTTTATGAAACTGCAGAAGCGATTTATATCCATACAGAATTAGATGGACCGCCCAGAGATGAAAAAACAAAAGAAATTGTAACATATCCATATATAGCAGTTAAAACGAAAGAAATCGGGAAACCGGTTCAGTTTCATAATTGA
- a CDS encoding lysophospholipid acyltransferase family protein, with amino-acid sequence MIRLIIVAVFLILFLILSIPIFFVEWLIGKVNKDAKDISSLRIVQWAFKVITRLSGVSVTVIGEENIPDEAVLFIGNHRSYFDIVLTYSRCKRLTGYIAKKEVQKVPFLSVWMQYLYCLFLDRENAKEGLKTILKAIEYVKNGISIFIFPEGTRNKGEELSLLPFKDGAFRIATKTGCPIVPVSLNNTADILENHFPHIKKTHVVIEYGKPIYPNELDAETKKHIGAYVQNIVQETINKNAEI; translated from the coding sequence ATGATACGTTTAATCATTGTCGCAGTATTTCTTATACTGTTTTTGATTTTGTCAATTCCGATTTTTTTCGTTGAATGGCTGATTGGCAAGGTAAACAAAGATGCAAAAGATATCAGTTCTCTTCGCATTGTCCAGTGGGCGTTTAAAGTCATCACCAGATTATCCGGTGTGTCTGTCACTGTGATCGGAGAAGAGAATATTCCGGATGAGGCTGTTTTATTTATCGGTAATCACCGCAGTTATTTCGATATTGTCCTGACATATTCACGCTGCAAACGTCTCACCGGTTATATAGCTAAAAAAGAGGTTCAGAAAGTTCCTTTTCTCTCTGTCTGGATGCAATATCTCTACTGTCTTTTCTTAGATCGTGAGAATGCAAAAGAAGGATTAAAGACAATTTTAAAAGCCATTGAATATGTTAAGAATGGTATTTCTATCTTTATCTTTCCGGAGGGTACAAGAAATAAAGGAGAAGAATTAAGTTTACTTCCTTTTAAAGATGGTGCATTTAGGATTGCCACAAAAACAGGATGTCCTATTGTCCCGGTCTCTCTGAATAATACTGCTGATATTTTAGAAAATCATTTTCCGCATATTAAAAAGACACATGTTGTCATCGAATATGGCAAACCAATTTATCCAAATGAACTGGATGCTGAGACAAAAAAACATATCGGTGCTTATGTACAGAATATTGTTCAGGAAACAATTAATAAGAATGCGGAAATTTAA